A window of the Pungitius pungitius chromosome 3, fPunPun2.1, whole genome shotgun sequence genome harbors these coding sequences:
- the si:dkey-24p1.6 gene encoding protein sel-1 homolog 3 codes for MALHTLHKYICLFGLIVQNVWTSDQVTLLNPPEEPVPDHLLDILYSCDGPATVQLDCVVSFETDTTSTILLRRWSCVPGHRKVKTVALNFPDWLVYRADGIVPDSQRVLSCVLLASVRYGGLDDTEESLAAQDAATLQPKDFFGRPVKRHRLCVPWSTEMLQTTKALSKKQCPMERETVHLLSSVFGSTGETFGITKTLEPYGSEFLEHLRVEAIFSPWCMFSVWIFVTRHCQEDLCGLLYHVDSHNNYVTPTLFLQKSGKLHIQMDGESHGSSAFAPTFKVPLREWCQIGVVLRGTMVTVSVVCLNKEQRTAYSVVHMLSHTAVLDDTEGYFGIGGGKYIRGVAGYFGPVIYHRNRVPPHSVAEVAVPDVIRTLNLTGWLDACEEFLLEMDVKISGYFLKAQQETESETCFDGLHERMVKYRQPSQSQCELWEATVPRRRQAAKLAKFLVFKHGKRRASLPAVGRALYSLSLRKLSRASNARAVRRILPLLLQAGCLADNQALHMSSVLYSAGLGVQEQPNKAWLLALLAAQKDERLALLRLGHLHRLGVDGLPADPDLAYAYYANIAQQTTLDRNDPTPEQTFVEAVYLNNDKVLTLQTNEDHHLFQWLKLEARRGAAEAEQAVARMLFWGQQGVSPDIQKAVRHYERGAVQWKDPASMYDYGIVLLQGHGVEKDIPKALTFLKKAMDQGFVPAMNALAWYYEQFEQDYVQAVQLWRQADLLQSPEAAFNLGVMYSGGLYPGKAADQCMAYRYYLKSAERGHIRGAIHLAAIWTTGLPGCVNRRPSDALLWLQWAAEHNGYLGSVLRKALDSYLKSDMFSSLLYYMVAAESGYSPAQFNAAYLCEQNTLHFLDPSFASNCMWRYYNLTLQSPNPDTYALIRMGDLLYEGRSDGQKELSSAASMYTRAAVRNEPQGWYNLGLLAEEGYRLPLSILIDLGLSELYLADNSLLLSTLYKRCRDSEDTDSYLPCSLALFNVYLQSFKKDYGAAIKFSTAVAVVAGPTIVLIIIGVLRRHFLSHN; via the exons ATGGCTTTACACACGCTGCACAAATACATCTGCCTCTTTGGACTCATTGTACAG AATGTTTGGACCTCAGACCAGGTGACGCTGCTGAATCCTCCGGAGGAGCCCGTGCCGGATCATCTTCTGGACATACTCTACTCCTGTGATGGACCTGCCACGGTGCAGCTGGACTGCGTTGTGTCTTTCGAAACCGACACCACTTCAACGATCCTACTGAGACGGTGGAGCTGCGTGCCCGGTCACCGGAAAGTGAAGACTGTGGCGCTGAACTTTCCTGACTGGTTGGTGTATCGAGCCGATGGGATCGTTCCAGACTCCCAGCGGGTGCTGAGTTGCGTGCTTCTGGCCTCGGTCAGATACGGTGGGCTCGATGACACCGAGGAGTCTCTGGCCGCTCAGGATGCGGCAACTTTGCAGCCTAAAGATTTTTTTGGTCGACCTGTCAAACGGCATCGACTGTGCGTTCCTTGGAGTACAGAGATGCTGCAAACCACCAAAGCTCTTTCAAAGAAGCAATGTCCCATGGAGCGAG AAACGGTGCACCTCCTGTCTTCCGTGTTTGGCTCGACTGGGGAAACCTTTGGCATCACGAAGACACTGGAACCTTACGGCTCTGAGTTTCTCGAGCATCTGCGCGTCGAAGCCATCTTCTCTCCGTG GTGTATGTTCTCCGTGTGGATATTTGTCACCAGACACTGTCAGGAGGACCTGTGTGGTTTGCTCTACCACGTGGACTCCCACAATAACTATGTCACACCAACACTGTTCCTCCAAAAATCAG GCAAGCTCCACATCCAGATGGATGGAGAGTCTCATGGATCCTCTGCCTTCGCTCCTACGTTCAAGGTGCCTTTGCGTGAGTGGTGCCAAATCGGCGTGGTGCTGCGCGGCACGATG GTGACCGTCTCCGTGGTGTGCCTGAATAAGGAGCAGAGGACGGCTTATTCAGTAGTACACAT GTTGTCGCACACCGCCGTGCTGGACGACACAGAGGGATATTTTGGGATTGGCGGAGGGAAATACATAAGAGGTGTGGCGGGTTATTTTGGCCCGGTGATCTACCACCGCAACCGTGTACCACCTCACAGCGTG GCTGAAGTTGCTGTTCCAGATGTTATCAGGACTTTGAACCTTACAGGCTGGTTGGATGCCTGTGAAGAATTCCTCCTGGAGATGGATGTTAAAATCAGTGGCTATTTTCTCAAGGCCCAACAGGAGACAGAGTCCG AGACGTGTTTTGATGGTCTCCATGAGCGGATGGTGAAGTACAGACAGCCATCACAGTCACAGTGTGAGCTGTGGGAGGCAACTGTCCCTCGTAGAAGACAAGCTGCAAAATTAGCCAAGTTTTTGGTTTTCAAACATG GAAAAAGACGAGCTAGCCTGCCCGCGGTGGGCAGAGCCCTGTACTCCTTATCGCTCCGTAAGCTGAGCAGAGCCAGCAACGCTCGAGCGGTGCGCCGAATCCTGCCGCTGCTGCTCCAAGCTGGCTGCTTAGCTGATAACCAAGCTCTGCACATGTCCTCAGTGCTCTACAGTGCTGGCCTGGGAGTCCAGGAGCAGCCcaataag GCCTGGCTCCTGGCCCTGCTGGCAGCCCAGAAAGATGAGCGATTAGCACTCCTGCGTCTCGGGCACCTGCACCGGCTGGGTGTCGATGGCCTCCCCGCAGACCCGGACCTTGCCTATGCCTACTATGCCAACATCGCTCAACAGACAACTCTGGACCGCAACGATCCCACACCGGAGCAG ACTTTTGTGGAGGCGGTTTACCTAAACAACGACAAGGTGTTGACTCTCCAGACTAATGAAGACCACCATCTCTTCCAATGGCTGAAACTGGAAGCACGCAGGGGAGCCGCTGAAGCCGAG CAAGCTGTGGCCCGCATGCTGTTCTGGGGTCAGCAGGGAGTGTCTCCAGACATCCAGAAGGCTGTGAGACACTACGAAAGGGGAGCGGTCCAGTGGAAGGACCCAGCGTCCATGTACGACTATGGCATAGTCCTACTGCAG GGGCATGGGGTTGAAAAGGACATTCCAAAAGCTCTCACCTTTCTGAAGAAAGCCATGGACCAG GGCTTTGTTCCTGCAATGAACGCCCTGGCCTGGTACTATGAGCAATTTGAACAGGACTACGTGCAGGCGGTGCAGCTGTGGCGGCAGGCGGATCTCCTGCAGTCGCCAGAAGCCGCTTTCAATCTCGGTGTCATGTACTCTGGGGGCTTGTATCCGGGAAAGGCTGCTGACCAG TGCATGGCCTATCGGTACTACCTGAAGTCTGCGGAGAGAGGCCACATCAGGGGAGCTATTCATCTCGCCGCCATCTGGACCACGGGGCTACCTGGATGCGTCAACAGACGTCCATCGGACGCACTTTT GTGGTTACAGTGGGCAGCGGAGCACAACGGATACCTGGGCAGCGTCTTGCGGAAGGCTTTGGATTCATATCTCAAGAGTGACAT GTTCAGCTCGCTGTTATATTACATGGTGGCTGCTGAGTCGGGTTACTCACCCGCGCAATTCAATGCAGCATATCTATGTGAACAAAATACG TTACATTTTCTGGATCCTTCTTTTGCATCAAACTGTATGTGGAGATATTACAACCTTACACTCCAAAGTCCAAATCCAGACACTTATG ccttGATTAGAATGGGTGACCTGTTGTATGAAGGGCGAAGTGACGGGCAGAAGGAGTTGTCTTCTGCAGCGTCGATGTACACTCGGGCAGCAGTGAGGAACGAGCCACAG GGATGGTACAACCTTGGCCTCCTTGCCGAGGAGGGTTACAGGCTGCCGCTGTCGATATTGATTGACCTCGGCCTTTCAGAGCTGTACCTGGCAGACAACAGTTTGCTCCTAAGCACTTTGTACAAAAG ATGCAGAGACTCAGAGGATACAGATTCCTACTTGCCTTGCAGCCTCGCCCTCTTCAATGTGTATCTTCAATCGTTCAAAAAGGATTACGGTGCTGCTATTAAG TTCTCCACTGCTGTCGCTGTGGTTGCAGGCCCGACAATAGTCTTGATCATCATCGGTGTGCTTAGGAGACACTTTCTTTCTCACAACTGA